Part of the Canis aureus isolate CA01 chromosome 3, VMU_Caureus_v.1.0, whole genome shotgun sequence genome, TTTAGCCTCACTGTCCATCACTCTCTTGTGTGTTCTGCCACTAAGAACAGAGaaactttgggcaagttgcttgaGCCCTGTACCTCATTTAATGTCTGGGAAGTCTTTCTACATCAGCACGGAGGTTAGTGTTGTACTGAGTTGAACCACGATAGCTTATAATGTGGGCCTGACTGAATAGACGTCTGGTTATCTCCCCTTCACTGTTTTCAGTAATGCTGTCATGCATACCTCTATTCTTCTGTCTTTGTAAATACTTCTAAATACTTGACCAAAAAGTCTAAAGCAGGACAGTGTAGTGGTAAGAACACCAAGTCTAGAGCCAGACTAGTGGGaaatcctccctctgccccatgagctgagcacctgccatgtgaCGTTCCCTGGACACTAGTGGACAAAATGTTAAAATCTCATCGTGTACAAATTGATCTGTTGGAAAAATAACTAAGGAGAACTTGAGTCAGAAGATCTTcagattatattttcaaatgctttccaTAAAAGTGGTACCAGTTGCACACTTAGTAAATGTTGGGAGCTTGTTTATACAGAGGGTAACACCACCATGGGATGTTACCAAGCCCTTGTCACAACAGCGAGTGGAAATCAGTGGAGATTGTTTACAGGTTGGAAAAGTGAGAAGGACAGTTTTGTCTCAGTTGATTTATTGTGATTTTTCTAGCAAATGCTATTTGCACTACATTGAAATGCTTTCGGCTGGTATTTATTTGCATGTATACAATTACCTGACTTACAGGAAAactaagaataaatattttgaatatttaattaccttttattttggaaagtggccatttttattttgtgttgaaGAATAATTGCTACCTTATTTTCTGTCACTTATTATTGCCATCATCTCCAGGAAATATTCAGTATTTTACATGAGAACTAATTGAGAATCTCCTGATTTCAAAACCAGCAAAATATTTAGGTTTCTTTGGTAATTGTATTGGTCTTAATTCCTGATTAAAGGCTGTGAGAAAAAACTTGCCTTTAATGctaaatgttttacattaaactatttgttttaaattagctCTTCTATGCAAATTCCTTTTGTTGGTTTGTGCTCACAGGTTAATTGGTTAATACTCATTAAATGTCTGTATATGCCAGGCCCCAGTGACAAAATCAACGTGACAAGGTTTCTAGCCTTAAAAGGAGCTCTCTGGTAACAAGAGACGTACAGATAGAGCTCTAGGGCAGTGCCAGAGTGCTAATAAAAGTGTTACTCAGTAATTGGggaacaaaaaagaaggaagggcaAGTGTTCCAAGAAGATGCAAGTGTTCAGGGAAAGCGCACAGTGGCCACGTTTTGGTTAGTTTTAGTGGAAATAACAGGTGTTTCACATATTGGTGGATGGGTCAAAGTGCGCAGGGGTGTGTGAGTATAGCAGAGGTCGTGGATGACCTgactggaaggagagagaagcctTCCGTGAGAAGGCCGAGGAGTCCTCCAAGGAGGGGAATGAGGAGGCTGAACATTCCAGCCAAAATGACTTGCGTGTGTGTGTAGACGCTGCTGGGGTGGAAGCAAGGATGCATGTCAGATGATCATGTAGGAGGTTGCCACAGGGGTCTGGGAAAAGGTGGTCAAGAGGATCTCCACCAAAGAAGTAGGAATATTTCTGCAAACACAAATACTTGTCATCTTTTAGAAGACATTAAATGTTTAGCAGTGTTGAGTGCCACTAAGGGTTAGAAGAACATCAGGAAATGGTCAGTCCTACATGAAGGATCCTGGAATCTCAGAAATACTTGATTCTTAATTATCATTACAGATTTTAGAGACCATTTCTTTTCATCAGGATCAAAGAGGGTACTTCCAGTATTTGCCATGTAACAGATGAATGAAGTCCAGACACTTGTTTGCGATAGCTGGGTAGTGGGTATACTGGCTTACAAGCTTGTTTGAATTGAcatggtttttgttgttgagcAGGATGTGATGGTGGCAGGTGGGATGGAGAGCATGTCCAATGTCCCCTACGTCATGAGCAGAGGAGCCACCCCATATGGTGGTGTAAAGCTTGAAGATTTGATTGTAAAAGATGGACTCACTGATGTCTACAATAAAATCCATATGGtaattactgatttttaaggAGAAATGCCCTCCAGTAAACAATCCTGCTTGATTTTATTTGCCTTTGAAATACCAACTTCTAGGCTAACTCAAGTATCTAAAGATGAAACATGAGTGAAAAATGACCTAGTACAGAAAGAGttgtattttaagaaactgtttaACTACTTACCACTATTTTACATTACGCACGTTAATAGGTATTTTATAAGTTATGCAAAGtaaattgttttttaaggattCCAACTTTTTTCAGGGAAACTGTGCTGAGAACACTGCGAAGAAGATGAACATTACACGGGAAGAGCAGGACACGTATGCGCTGAGCTCCTACACCAGGAGTAAAGCGGCGTGGGAGGCGGGAAGATTTGGAAGTGAAGTGATCCCGGTCACAGTCACAACCAAAGGTAGAGGGATGATGCTCcaaaacagattttaatttttagactTCACAGGTTGCtaaaaattttgctttaaattagttcatttttatctttgttcaaTTGAAGACAAAGATACTTTTGCTTATGGTTCATATAGGGAAATACTAAGTTAGAATTCAGTTCAACCCAATGTAATACCAGCTTCCAACTCAACTGCAAGTTCCACTAAGAATGTTTTCAGTTTGAGAAATGGAATGGAAATCTGATATAAGCAACAGACAGTTTATTAGCCttttaagtgagagagagagtggctaGGGCACCTCCCAGAACTAAGGCTGTGTGGCAGGAAGCAGCAGCATGGGGGCTCCAGGGATGGGACCTGGGTACCCCTTGCTGCATGCTCTGAGCCTGTCTCCATCTACAGTGGCCCCTGCAGTGCTCAGAGTAGGAGCTCTTTGTACCCACTCCAGCAGAATCCACAATCTCAATGGTCTCATTCCCATTGAGAAATGTTGACTAGGTTCCGAATGGTGGGATGCCCTGCTGTCGGGAAAATGGATGGGATCTGTGATCAAagaagggggaagagcagaggatgGGATGTGGCCGAATCAAAGATTTAAACTGTGTTAAACtacttaataaactttttaagGTCACTAACAGAGATTATAGGTGATAGATTCTAGAGCAGGGTTTACTTGGGATGGTGAGTGGTGCATCCTTGTGTGGGAGTGTCTCACTGAGTGGTGATAACTTAAAACACTTGTGTTGTAGGCAAACCAGATGTACTGGTGACAGAAGATGAAGAATATAAACGTGTTGACTTTAGCAAAGTTCCAAAGCTAAAGAcagttttccagaaagaaaatggttAGTATGAAGAAATGAAGCATGACAAAAAATGAAGTTATACCATCTCTGGTCTTGGAACTGCCTAAGGATTTTAAAACAGCAACTCTAGAAAACATCCAGatgttatttaacattttcaGTATGTCAGGCTCATGTGAGAATAAcatatccaaaaatatttaaagttgtttAATACCTTCAATAATATAAATTCTAGGGAAGAGATTATAGGATGAATATAGAATTGTTTTTCATATGTAATTCATATTGAAAGTTTGTGAAATGAGGTGTTTATACATTAAATCCCTATCagattctttttttgaaaaaaagattttgagagcaaATGAacgagcaagagagcatgagcaggaggaggggcagagggagaaacagactccccactgagcagggagcccagctcagGCCAGCTCAATCCtggacctgaacccaaggcagatgcttaccggactgagccacccaggtgccccctgtaaGATTCTTGAGGAATAAGGTGACAGCAgtgttgtcattgttttatttccagtgtctggcatatagtaagtccTAAGTAACTAACTGTTAGATGCTATCATAAATGGGATTCCAGTGTTCTCAATTAATGCTTCTGAAATCCTTGAGGTGGTcctcaatttccttttaaaattggcTGTATACAGTTGTGATAATAATCCAAAGTTACTCTTCTGCCTTTCCTGATTTGAATTTCTAAATACCAACTATAGGGATGGATCAGTATTTTTTCAAGCAtcatattaagtttttttttttttttttttgcaaaagtttACTTGTAGCTGCAACTTGGTCttggttttaattttataaaagctTAGTTGACATAATTTACATactgtaaaatttaaaatgtatagtttAATGATTTTTAGTATTCTTGACATTTAACTTCAAGTGACTGTAGAGAAGAACCTGATTATGATGCGGTATCTGCTCTATTGTGGATAAGCAAAGTTAGACTCGgtggaagaaaaataaggaactGGTCTTTATCTTTGAAGACTTGTAAATCAGCATTTACCTACTGCCATCATGCATGTGTTTCTGGGTTAGCTTTGAACAATCTGttagaaaactaatacaagaTGGACTTTTATAGTTGTATTATATATAGTTAGCTACATGTATGTTTCCTGAAAGCAGTAATTACCTCCATATGTATTGGTCATTTTTCATGCACAAAGCAGTAATTTAAGTTGAACCAAATGAATTCAGTGTGAAAGTATGCTTTTGACTTCACGCTCGCTGCTGCTTTCAGGCACAGTAACAGCTGCCAACGCAAGCACGCTGAATGATGGTGCTGCGGCTGTGGTACTGATGACTGCAGATGCAGCCAGGAGGCTCAAGGTGAAACCGCTGGCAAGAGTAGCAGGTAGAAAATGTTTGAAACTTGTTTCTTCCTAAACCTCTTTAAGCTTCCTGAAATGGAGTTTCTGTGCTGGTAATGTGCAATGTTGAAGTTGGCTACTTACTATCTAGAGGTTGTACTGTGTGACAGAATGTAACAAATAGATATTTTGAGATAGAAGCTCCTTTAGTATTTGTTAtaattcattttacagaagagtaaGCTTTAAGAATCTTTTCCTGTTCTGTATGATGAGTAGGAGCATATCAGGTACATGTTTTACCCTGGCATGGAGGGAAAAGGTAGCCAGGTAAATTAAGAATATGAAATTGAGGGTATAGGAAGAGGAAATCTAGGTATTTTTGCATTTATCCATGTGACCTTACTCTCAATCTCCTTAAACATTTTTAGCTGTAGTATCTTCCTGGTTTTCTTAATGACTTATAGTTTTGTTACTTTTAAAAGCCTtacaactttatattttaaaaaaaatttgagagaaaggggaagagagacagaCTTGCCGCCAAGCGTGGAACCCGTGCAATCCCATTaccttgggatcaagacctgagttgaaagtCAGACATGTtattaacctcctgagccacacaggcaccccttcattttttttttaatttttatttatttatgatagtcacacacacagagagagagagagaggcagagacgcaggcagagggagaagcaggctccatgcaccgggagcccgacatgggactcgatcccaggtctccaggattgcgccctggggccaaaggcaggcgctaaaccgctgcaccacccagggattcccacccCTTCATTTTTAGTTGAGATCTTGGGTTTCTTAACCTCAGCATTTCTGGCATTTTGCAACAAATAATTTGTTCCTGAGGCTAttctacacattaaaaaaaaaaaaaaaaatcctcccaagATTTTattagggagggagagggagaagtaggcttcttgCTGACTCAGGAGCCCAAgttggggatcatgacctgaactgaacccaCCAAGGTGCGCCCTCAGCCTCTACACCTTGGATGCTGCATTAAGTGGAATTGTGTCCCGGGAGACAAATTCTCCCAACCTCCTACTTATGAAAATCAATGGTGTAGATGATGGATCTAATTTTATAAAGTTTAGAATCTTAGAAAAGGAACAAATACATTTACATCTACTGGGATTTGGAAGCTTGCAgttttgcatattatatataacaacTGTTAGATATCACTTGCAGAAGattttaatgatcttttttttttttttttttaaataaagcatttgCTGATGCTGCTGTGGAACCTATTGATTTTCCAGTTGCACCTGCGTATGCTGTACCTAAGGTGAGAACAAAGTGAGGGGCCGTACTCTGTCACTGTCATGCCAGCTTCTGGTGTGCGGATGGCAAAGCTGTAGGGTTTAGGTGTTGAATTTTCATCTGCTGAAGCCTAGAGATAGCTTGGTATCaaatcttcccatttttttttttttaagatttatttgagagagagagagaacacgagtggagggaggagcagagggagcagcagactctctgctgagcagggagcccaacctggggcttgatcccagaaccctgaggtcatgacctgaactgaaggcagatgcttaatccactaagccacctaggtgcccccaaatagATTAactaatgaaaacattttgagcAACCTACCAACTACTGCTTCAGTGGAACAgataaaaagtacattttgaagAACACCTACATCCTCCAGGCTGGCACTTGGTCTCTAAGGGAAGTTGCTTCAGAGTCACAGGAGACAGAGCTGAAGACATGATTTCAGCAAGGAGAGGGCCTTGCCCTGGGAGGGACCTTCTGAGACCAGCATCCAGCAGAGCAGAAAGCAGTGAGGAATACCAGGAAAGAGGATCAGAAGGGAGCAGAATCACCCAGTTTCTGAGGGAGATGTGCAGTTCTGAAGGCAGAGTTCCAATCCTGCCTCTGGCTGGACTGAGAGCCAGAGAAGTTGCCACTTGGGGCACCGTGTTCTGTCTTTTGCAGTTGGAGCTGTGCAGCTTAGAAAGCTGAGCCtgctggaggcagagaggaagggggggggggcagaggaagagtttTGGGTTAATTTTATGGTTGCTCACAACaataatttctaaagaaaaaaagacagtaacaatATTATAGATAATCTCATAAGGATAATAACCATTAGCCCCATAACACCCTTCTGCACAGCTGAGGAACTGTCAGCTAACAGAATAAAAGACCTGAGATAATTTGTAATGAAGATATAATAGCTAAGAATGTCTGTGCTCATATAGCCCCACAGCAACTTTTGTAAAGGATAAGCTTAGGAGGTATGGAAAAAACATACTAAGAGTAGAAACTAATACACCTCTCTCATTTGACAGATCAAAAATCTACAACTAAGCAACACAGTCAAGTAATCTTAAGGCTATCAAGTTAAAACCCCCAAACAGATAATCCATGGAATGTTCAAGAAAATCTAGTTCTTTCTGTTGCAGCAAAATAGAAGTACATTCTATGGTCACAGTGCAGTAagatgagaaatgaaaatcagaaaataaaaggctCTTCTTCCTGGAAACTAAGAAACTCCATATTTAAATATCTCTTgccacaggacacctgggtggctcagcagttaagtttctgcctttggctcaggttgtaatcccagggtcctgggatcgagtcccacatcaggctccctgcatggagcctgcttctccctctgcctatgtctctgcctctctgtgtctctcattattcataaatctttaaaaaaaaaaatctcttgcctCAAGGAGAAATAGAAACCCAAATTGCAGAATtccaagaaaacaatgaaaataagtttgactattgttaaaaaaaattttaggttcTTAGAGATGCAGGACTGAAGAAAGAGGACATTACGATGTGGGAAGTAAACGAAGCCTTTAGCCTGGTTGTACTAGCAAACATCAAAATGCTGGACCTGGACCCCCAAAAAGTAAACATGAATGGAGGAGCTGTTTCTCTGGGACATCCGATTGGGTAGGTAGACATCAATAGCTCTGTCCAGGCTCCTGGATACCTAATTGTGGTTTTGTCTGAACCTTAACTATTTCATGCTAACGCCTGTTACTCTTGGTGGAACTGGCTTCCTTCCCACCTGTCCTTGAAAGGCAAACACCACTTCTGATAGGATCTAACACCGAACACAGAGCTGCCGCATTTGTTACCCAATAACTAACactattttaagattaaaatctatgctttggctttttaaaaagctgtaacTTCTTGCATGTCTCCTACATTTAAGGAGTTAAATTCTGTAAGTTAATTTGGGTTTGCAACACGTTTTGGTTAGGTATTCTGTAATTTATTAACACAAATGCTTTCTTAATCTTAGGATGTCTGGAGCCAGGATTGTCGTTCACTTGGTTCATGCCTTGAAGCAGGGAGAATATGGTCTTGCAAGTATTTGCAATGGAGGAGGAGGTGCTTCTGCCCTGTTGATCCAGAAGCTGTAGACAACTTGTGTCATCCAAAGCACAACAATACTACATGGATTCTGTAATCATTATGACTGACCACCTGGGTCAGGTTATTCaatctgtttcattttctatttttttctaatatttttataagcagATAAGATCAGCTCTCAAACCTTCTGAAATTAtaagtttttcttcctgttttaagtCTCTTGTAATCTTTAGAAGTTCAAAATGTTATATATAGCTAATTTAGGTTGAGTAGACTCTTTAAAGTGTTTGCTACAAATAGGACATACCCATGTGCTCAGGGCTAGAGGGGGAACCATTTCTCAGAACACTGGCAGGCAGTGTTTGGGGGTTTGGCCTCTGGTTACTAGAgcagcacagagagaaaaagttAGGGTGGGGGGACTGCTCAACTGAATGGATTTATACAATGAAGAGACTTCTGTAACAGGACAGAATGCAGCACAAGTATCCAACTGCATTTCATCTGGGGAACCCACATGGTTGGCAGGCGCTGCGTCCACAAGTTCTGGGCAAATGATTCTTGTGGATCCTTATCTTAGAAGGAACAAAATGTGACAATATAAGGAAAAAACTAATGTTAAGATTCAGACAGAATACTTAAAAAATCTGTATGGTAATCACAGCTAATACTTGTAGCTCATTCACTAAGTATTGTCCTAGAGACTTTTAATCTGTATGGAGTCCTTTGGGCCTTGTAAGAACTCAAGAAGGTGGGCACTATTCCTTCCTCTCAGGTACaagtgaggacactgaggcacagggtAGGGGGACTACAATGCCAAGTTGCTTGGTAAGTAGCCGAGCTGTGTCCGATCCATGCAGTCCCACTGCTGCTGTGCTCAGTAAGCTTCCGCCCTGACTGGGATAGGAGGTGGGTAAGACACATGAAGGAAACCCAAAATACATTAGAATACTTCACTGAAGACAAACAGAAGTAACTGTGACATGGGAAAGCTCTCTGACAATTCTGGGAGAGTAAAACAAATATAGAACCAATTAATAAATggtatttcttaaaaagaaaaacaacacatgGTACTCCTAAGGATTAATTATAGTAGAAAAACTCTGAAGGCCTTACTTATTTCATTAGCAAAAttaatatatgtgctgccaaagcgagcacttcATTAGCAAAATTAATGAACAGAATCCTAAGATTCTGGAGAAAACATCTAGGTAGAAAAATGGGTGACCacatctttatttctgttttattaaatattagaagACAGGTGATcaacatctatatatttttaacgAAACAAATATACTAGCAATATCTAGGCATGCAAGAGCTTATTAGATAAAATGCTCTAATGTTTCCTCCAAAAATGACCAAGTTTATTACCAGCATATGGAAAGAATCAAAATTATGAATTTAAGGatgtaaaaatttaatttttaaatttaaagtactggctggggaggaaggaaatatagtgtgtatatatatatatgtatatatatatatgtttttaccCCTATTTTACTGACTAAAGACAAATGCTGttagaatatataaatgaattctACAATaaattagaatagaaaataaaaggtgaaaaagTCCATTATAAAGTAAAAAGAGAAGGTTAGCATGTATCACGAATTACTTAGTCAAGCCAGAAAGTGTTAAAATAGGACAggaactattttattaaaaaagttaTAGAACCtgaagacaaggagaaaaaagaaagtagtggTCTTTATGGAGGACGACAGAATTGATCATGTATGTAGGAGTGGGCTGTGATCCTCCCTAGAGACTGGGAAGCCAGCAGATCCCACCTCTGTCTTCTCACTTGAACCTGTTAAAAATGGCCAATATCTTCCCAGAAATAGCTTGTATATACATCTGGTGCCTTACCTTTTGTAGCTGCCTCCCAAAGATTGGGTCCCTGGACCTGGCTTTGATAAGCAACAGGGCTTGCACTCCTGGATCCCAAAGAACTGTAGCAGAGAAGCGATTATCACTGGAGGCAggagcccacccccacccaccccacccccactccccaactCCCAGTTCCAGTGCAGAGGCAGCTGGCAACAAGTCTGCTGTCTACTTTCTCTCTGGAAAGGCCATAAGTATGAACCTTCCCAGCTGCTGCCCGACAGTCCTGCCTGCATCGAGGGGAGATGCTAACTGCAGTTCTCTCCTCTGGGACAGTCCCAGGTATTGGCATACCCTAGGATCCAGTGAAAACCAGGCAGCAGGGGCAATCACAGAAGATTAACAGACGACAAAGACCTTCAGCTGGCTCTCAGAGGAGGCTCATCTCCACACTATGTGACTCTGTCAAGGCCATGAGATGTGGCAGTTTTATCTAATGGGCAGAAACCACCTAGGAgagtcaaggaaaatgaagacagaGGGATTTGtctagagaaaagaacaaagattaaACTTAACTAGACCTTAATGAGACAGATATAACTTATTTCTCTGACAAAAAACAgccataaagatgctcactgggTTAGGAGAACAATATAAACAAGGGGagactttcaaaaaagaaaatataaaaggactAAAGAGaaatcagagctgaagaatatagTAATTGAGCTGAAAACATAAGGAGGAGACAGACTTTACCACGTGGAAGAAAAGAACAGTGAAATCAGGGTGGTGAATCTAATCTGATCAGAAGAGACAGAAGGAAGGTGACTCAAAGCACTTACGTGACAACATCAAGTGGACAAATACTTGCAttattggggttccagaagaagACAGAGGGGGCACAGagcttattcaaagaaataatggctaaaacttTAACCTTAGGAGACAAATCAAGATTTGGGGCGCCCAGAGTTCCAAAAAAGATGAATCACACAGCCCCACACTATAATTAGTCAAAAGCTAAAGCCAAGCAAAGAATCTTAgaagcagaaagaggaaaaatgactTGTTACCTATACAAGGCACACACACTCTGTAAAACTAGTGGAGTTTCAGCAAACTCTGAAGGCCCGAAGAGACagcaggatatattcaaagtgctcaaaggaaaaaaacaaatgctaaCCAATAATTTACCCAGCAAAGTTGTCCTTCAGATTTGAATGAaagttttccagacaagcaagagctgaaggagttcatcaccaccaGGCCAgtcttataagaaatgttaaggggaCTTCTTCAACCTGAAAGGAAAGAATGCTTATCAGTAACAAGGAGATATCTGAAAGTGTCAGCATCCCAGGCAAAGACAAATACATGGTCAAGTTCAAAACAGTCGAATGTAATGGTGGTGGGCAATGGGCAAATCACTTACAATTCTAGtatgaaagttaaaagacaaaaatattaaaaataactacaaaaattTTCAATGGATGTATTGAAGGTAAAAACATataaattgtgacatcaaaacCAGTGTGGCAAGGGAGTGTAAAAGTGTGGTTTTTGTATGCATTTGAAGTTAGTTATAGTTTAAAATAGACTTATAAATtgtcttctctgagcctcatggtaaccacaaaacaaacacctatgatagatacacaaaagatagaCAAGAATCTAAGGATGCCAACCACAAAAAGATCAAATCACAGAGaacaagagatgaaaaaggaaataaaggaattaCAAAGCCAGAGAATTATCAAAATGGCCATAAAAGTCCATACCTGTAAACAATAACTTTaaatacaaatgaacaaaattctccaatcaaaagacacagggtaccagaatggagaaataaagacagaCTTTACTGTGTGTTGCTTGCAGGAGACTCACTTCTGCTTCAAGGACATACAGACAGAAAGTGAAGGGTTTCTAGTGTATGGGGGCCAAAGAAAGTAGGGTACCTACATTTGCATTGGGCAAAATAGGCTTTAAGACAAAAACTATGTAAGATGTAAAGGAGGTGGGAGGCAATCCAACAGGAGGTTgaacaatttcaaatatatacacacTGAACATAGGCGGATAACACTACTGTAGGGGACTTAT contains:
- the ACAT1 gene encoding acetyl-CoA acetyltransferase, mitochondrial isoform X3, with the translated sequence MGNVLQGGEGQAPTRQAALGAGLPISTPCTTVNKVCASGMKAIMMASQSLMCGHQDVMVAGGMESMSNVPYVMSRGATPYGGVKLEDLIVKDGLTDVYNKIHMGNCAENTAKKMNITREEQDTYALSSYTRSKAAWEAGRFGSEVIPVTVTTKGKPDVLVTEDEEYKRVDFSKVPKLKTVFQKENGTVTAANASTLNDGAAAVVLMTADAARRLKVKPLARVAAFADAAVEPIDFPVAPAYAVPKVLRDAGLKKEDITMWEVNEAFSLVVLANIKMLDLDPQKVNMNGGAVSLGHPIGMSGARIVVHLVHALKQGEYGLASICNGGGGASALLIQKL
- the ACAT1 gene encoding acetyl-CoA acetyltransferase, mitochondrial isoform X2, translating into MAVLAALLRGGACGRSPLLRRPLQAVRYVERSYVSKPTLNEVVIVSAARTPIGSFLGSLSSLPATKLGSIAIQGVIEKAGIPKEEVKEAYMGNVLQGGEGQAPTRQAALGAGLPISTPCTTVNKVCASGMKAIMMASQSLMCGHQDVMVAGGMESMSNVPYVMSRGATPYGGVKLEDLIVKDGLTDVYNKIHMGNCAENTAKKMNITREEQDTYALSSYTRSKAAWEAGRFGSEVIPVTVTTKGKPDVLVTEDEEYKRVDFSKVPKLKTVFQKENGTVTAANASTLNDGAAAVVLMTADAARRLKVKPLARVAAFADAAVEPIDFPVAPAYAVPKVLRDAGLKKEDITMWEVNEAFSLVVLANIKMLDLDPQKVNMNGGAVSLGHPIGMSGARIVVHLVHALKQGEYGLASICNGGGGASALLIQKL
- the ACAT1 gene encoding acetyl-CoA acetyltransferase, mitochondrial isoform X1, whose product is MGTCILDLPPGKTSGVVENARARLVRRVCQAVRYVERSYVSKPTLNEVVIVSAARTPIGSFLGSLSSLPATKLGSIAIQGVIEKAGIPKEEVKEAYMGNVLQGGEGQAPTRQAALGAGLPISTPCTTVNKVCASGMKAIMMASQSLMCGHQDVMVAGGMESMSNVPYVMSRGATPYGGVKLEDLIVKDGLTDVYNKIHMGNCAENTAKKMNITREEQDTYALSSYTRSKAAWEAGRFGSEVIPVTVTTKGKPDVLVTEDEEYKRVDFSKVPKLKTVFQKENGTVTAANASTLNDGAAAVVLMTADAARRLKVKPLARVAAFADAAVEPIDFPVAPAYAVPKVLRDAGLKKEDITMWEVNEAFSLVVLANIKMLDLDPQKVNMNGGAVSLGHPIGMSGARIVVHLVHALKQGEYGLASICNGGGGASALLIQKL